Proteins co-encoded in one Papilio machaon chromosome 24, ilPapMach1.1, whole genome shotgun sequence genomic window:
- the LOC123722369 gene encoding uncharacterized protein LOC123722369, translating to MDKQTCHFEGHLNSPITDDEVKFVLKYDKFYCPRHEKLKCLFETKFKGIKSYSEYSGCYWTLVEDTVSKCKFKVPQSEPEFSLRILAEAAVWNTKIHHESYYGIKMDLDSELDDYKSLLFDSKIQDLYKIKTRVEHIKSQITNIEQTSGEFHTVSDDLLIEKELSIVRVNGKFFLFPTTLIMCVLDNLQTRFYIRLHVMMKEKNERIEGLTRHYDTLHSTLIRMRGKYINGFFEIMKNWDAYCIGLTVSDEVEDLGFQTLKDSIEAELIEKFNKYDIRGLLDLMTCRRVSTRRDVAVPISLYFSNLSKNYGHPILHPTEGIEKLRLNSKKHIDVDDQIARKVLWMFRKTYFTNYFRKNSHYPKHKVLGDVHPILEECLKDERALTNNESKTLPLSAWSNVKLEKNHDMSLEIDEKELLKDTACSPPREEWFRPYDQCAFMNLYGQRKPRSWNHFESRVLARYLKGDEGELAKKIQDQENLYYNHLRDDIVQLCRKERELNIKGRVFCKQTYEMRLMQVCMEKSLSDNVLPYVKEQTMTNTELEVAKRMDKVASHIKEKGHANLNLDLSSWNQLNRHDLNKYLFQELDGLHGRQNLYSDSHLWFNRCMVLLSSRLTPPEIGPDGEPLAGDYCHYNQLGGFEGMRQKAWTLTTIMIIKIALEECNIQGEVMGQGDNQIIHIRLNTEQQSQPHFYIKMLLNSLDYLFRSAGLLLKLQETWYSQNLFEYSKVRYYKSIRIDDSLKRLNRMIPDINEGFPSLQSLITGVSTTTENMSRNYVSPIIPFFLYSLELGNTLKRKGAVDLKTRDTDKVCALMNIPSILGGLPLSNMYQHCQRGCPDPLTIWLKILEMIRKNSPKIYNRILHLIPCKVKSDYDPVKLVEDIYSLNIVGMPNFERKARELIEEFLPTYVTNPKVIRLLGADKSDLESLCSILTTMRPYVANLAHEILRNSNEGVQLQLIGSFSNLQTINRMINEDPNRTETIFSLGKFKDAEAIEVLNRRLTQSELPVSGIHLLERALSSIPCTFKAAQWLRETTWGFPIMGITSPVPCEQVKIEDYDNMERSAKRDCIIAKTSYKLKTCGKEALSSRGPFEPYLGTSTPEKMIRPKLTVINPNPQIKSVMKLYYILTYLERMDPTSPLIRLVNKMIQDKLKYLPPEFNQTPLSDWCGRNYGGSYEHRFKASSQKRSALFSLMENLATHVTINTNLLGKALRGNEDYNLFFQEIFLYIQNYVIERANQGLPIADTYAIPLNCPDCTYLILNTPISINLQHMSYQSKLIQSQMNSRLSKTNLTESIQICTLAMSVSVGRKLTASRMHDKDVHNALETFQSAKTEESTERTSSNLMSEFRNANFDYVLVGALQNSKQLVDFILGKSREYPVPIFEHLSYLIINSERMQEILGVLQVPIEKHSSVTQTSGLAKVLAKAVLDYIKSKKGLFFRACVFTTFASDLISKQAYLWRTFVGHLIQENSTLSTVQKRGILRTPQCGGSTVHEWCQRVPLDLTKNLSVDIKFEENDAISVWRDLKNEIGEHIESKFPLSSRLETIAETEGSHPSSIGVSDPLNDYFHFSFESLIENGSTESPIWVKWVHHCTRPIGKISTSASKIHQIMSHCALKGSGLIVTLAEGSGGILNYLAHLYPSSRLIYNTLQSDLVENKENVLNIIPPALVGDPCDPVKRICHIEDTCLGETDITKESFIRKLKEILQEEQESIAILSMDAELKTDMTNTDKLEIYLPLVKGYMTPKSLLINKMFINNSRSLENVRSCCHSYGYSCNFHKPSSSHPHNSEVYVVCFLQNSLHHTETQEPLDELHLFNWKLLGNGLQLLSTRTNRVNYLKNIVGQANNSLFTSLRSHPCIWAVRRKYQVEEISEQFLSKRHQRNLMMCLLAIERNSEVIDYREKSIVYIPFMRKEQIAALLVLSILTSLHRNFNQLVSILDSLSILSINCNIIPPKKLEVSLSLITGPETSSQSVLGVLDHKVKDYFRTLPYFKIPQDREVPAYTLNDGVTRIREAEQMRHELEENLKELVRESECGYTSYLNILRR from the coding sequence ATGGACAAACAAACGTGTCATTTCGaaggccacctgaattcgcccaTCACCGACGATGAAGTTAAGttcgtattaaaatatgacaaattCTACTGCCCGAGACACGAAAAATTAAAGTGTTTATTCGAAACCAAATTTAAGGGTATCAAATCATATTCTGAATACTCAGGGTGTTACTGGACGCTCGTAGAAGACACAGTGTCAAAATGTAAGTTCAAAGTCCCACAGAGTGAACCGGAATTCTCCCTCCGAATACTAGCCGAGGCTGCGGTCTGGAATACAAAAATCCATCATGAGAGCTATTATGGCATCAAGATGGACTTGGATAGCGAATTAGATGACTACAAGTCGCTTCTCTTCGACAGCAAGATTCAAGATCTATACAAAATCAAAACTCGAGTCGAACACATCAAGAGTCAAATAACGAACATAGAACAGACATCGGGGGAATTTCATACGGTCTCAGACGACCTACTAATTGAGAAGGAATTGTCTATCGTTCGAGTGAATGGGAAATTTTTCCTCTTCCCCACAACACTAATTATGTGTGTTTTGGACAACCTCCAGACCAGGTTCTATATCAGACTACATGTGATGATGAAGGAGAAGAATGAGAGAATTGAGGGTCTCACCAGACACTACGACACCCTCCATTCCACATTGATTAGAATGAGAGGGAAGTATATAAATGGGTTCTTCGAGATAATGAAAAATTGGGACGCATACTGTATTGGACTAACTGTTTCTGATGAAGTGGAAGACCTGGGGTTTCAAACTCTCAAAGATTCCATCGAAGCGGAGTTGATCGAGAAGTTCAACAAATACGATATTCGAGGGCTCCTGGATCTTATGACGTGTCGCCGAGTATCCACCAGGAGAGACGTGGCTGTTCCCATCTCTCTGTACTTCTCAAATTTAAGTAAGAATTACGGACATCCAATTCTCCATCCAACTGAGGGTATTGAAAAACTCCGACTAAATTCGAAGAAACATATAGATGTTGATGACCAAATAGCGAGAAAGGTGTTATGGATGTTTAGGAAAACCTACTTTACCAACTATTTCCGAAAGAATAGCCACTACCCCAAACATAAGGTCCTCGGAGACGTTCATCCTATCTTAGAAGAGTGCTTAAAAGACGAAAGAGCATTAACGAACAATGAATCCAAGACTTTGCCACTATCTGCTTGGAGCAATGTCAAACTCGAGAAAAACCATGACATGAGCTTAGAGATAGATGAAAAAGAGTTGCTTAAAGATACTGCGTGCTCTCCTCCCAGAGAAGAATGGTTCCGGCCATACGATCAGTGTGCATTCATGAACCTTTATGGACAAAGGAAGCCTAGAAGCTGGAATCATTTCGAATCAAGAGTTCTCGCAAGGTACCTAAAAGGGGACGAGGGAGAACTGGCCAAGAAGATTCAAGACCAAGAGAACCTATATTACAACCACCTGAGAGATGACATAGTTCAGTTATGTCGAAAAGAAAGAGAGCTGAATATTAAGGGAAGAGTTTTCTGTAAACAAACATATGAGATGAGGTTGATGCAAGTTTGTATGGAGAAATCTTTAAGTGATAATGTTCTGCCCTACGTCAAAGAGCAAACGATGACCAACACAGAATTAGAAGTAGCCAAGAGAATGGACAAAGTCGCCTCTCATATAAAAGAGAAAGGTCACGCTAACTTGAACTTAGACCTGAGCTCCTGGAACCAGTTGAATAGGCATGATTTAAACAAGTATCTGTTCCAGGAACTTGATGGACTTCATGGGAGGCAGAATCTCTATTCAGATTCTCACTTATGGTTCAATAGATGCATGGTTCTTCTTAGTTCAAGACTAACGCCTCCAGAAATTGGACCCGATGGAGAGCCATTAGCAGGCGACTACTGCCATTACAACCAGCTCGGAGGATTCGAAGGGATGAGGCAAAAAGCTTGGACATTAACTACTATTATGATTATCAAAATTGCCCTTGAGGAGTGTAATATTCAGGGAGAAGTGATGGGTCAGGGAGATAATCAAATCATTCACATCCGACTAAATACCGAGCAACAAAGCCAACCTCActtctatattaaaatgttgttaaataGTTTGGATTATTTATTCAGGTCAGCGGGACTGTTACTCAAGTTACAAGAAACTTGGTACTCCCAAAATCTATTCGAATACTCAAAAGTTCGTTACTACAAGTCAATAAGAATTGACGATAGCCTCAAAAGACTTAACAGGATGATTCCAGACATTAATGAGGGATTTCCCTCCTTACAATCTTTGATCACAGGAGTTTCAACTACTACGGAAAATATGTCCCGGAACTACGTCTCGCCTATTATCCCGTTCTTCCTTTATTCATTGGAACTCGGAAATACACTCAAGAGAAAAGGAGCAGTTGACCTCAAGACACGGGACACAGACAAAGTGTGTGCTTTAATGAATATTCCTTCAATTCTAGGAGGACTGCCCCTTTCGAACATGTATCAACATTGTCAGAGAGGATGCCCCGACCCATTAACTATCTGGCTCAAGATATTAGAAATGATAAGAAAGAACAGTCCGAAGATCTACAACCGAATATTACATCTGATACCTTGTAAGGTTAAGTCAGATTACGATCCGGTCAAGCTCGTCGAAGACATCTATAGTTTGAATATTGTAGGAATGCCTAATTTCGAAAGAAAAGCTAGAGAATTGATAGAAGAATTTCTACCAACATATGTCACGAACCCAAAGGTAATCAGGTTACTAGGGGCCGATAAGAGCGATCTTGAATCCTTATGCAGTATCCTCACAACGATGAGACCTTATGTTGCTAACTTAGCCCACGAAATCCTCAGAAACTCCAATGAAGGAGTTCAATTGCAGCTGATTGGTAGCTTTTCCAACCTACAGACGATAAATAGGATGATTAACGAGGATCCTAACAGAACTGAGACAATCTTCTCTTTGGGGAAATTTAAAGATGCTGAAGCGATTGAAGTCCTTAACCGGAGATTAACCCAATCCGAGCTCCCTGTATCAGGCATACATCTGTTAGAGAGAGCACTGTCATCTATTCCATGTACATTCAAAGCAGCTCAATGGTTAAGAGAGACTACTTGGGGCTTCCCGATAATGGGAATTACTAGTCCGGTTCCCTGTGAGCAAGTGAAAATTGAAGATTACGACAACATGGAGAGAAGTGCTAAGAGGGACTGCATAATAGCAAAGACTTCGTACAAACTCAAAACATGCGGAAAAGAAGCACTCAGCTCTCGAGGACCTTTTGAACCCTATTTGGGAACCTCTACTCCTGAGAAAATGATTAGACCAAAACTAACTGTCATCAACCCAAACCCACAAATAAAGTCTGTAATGAAACTATACTACATTTTGACGTATTTGGAACGTATGGATCCTACGAGTCCTCTCATAAGGTtagtaaacaaaatgataCAAGATAAACTCAAGTACCTTCCTCCAGAGTTCAATCAAACCCCCCTCTCAGACTGGTGTGGAAGAAACTACGGGGGGAGTTATGAACACCGATTCAAGGCCTCATCTCAGAAAAGATCCGCGTTGTTCTCACTAATGGAGAATCTCGCCACTCATGTCACAATCAACACAAATCTGTTGGGAAAGGCGTTGAGAGGGAACGAGGATTATAACTTGTTTTTTCAGGAGATTTTcctttatattcaaaattacgTAATCGAGCGGGCAAATCAAGGTCTCCCTATAGCAGACACATACGCTATACCTCTAAACTGCCCGGATTGCACATACTTGATTCTAAATACTCCAATCTCCATTAACCTCCAACATATGAGTTATCAGTCAAAACTTATACAGAGTCAAATGAACTCCAGATTGAGCAAGACAAATCTAACTGAAAGCATCCAAATTTGTACCCTGGCTATGTCGGTGTCTGTTGGCAGAAAACTAACGGCATCGCGGATGCATGATAAAGATGTTCATAATGCTCTTGAAACATTTCAAAGTGCGAAAACGGAAGAATCAACAGAACGAACTAGCAGTAATTTAATGTCCGAGTTCAGAAACGCAAACTTCGACTACGTACTTGTTGGTGCACTACAAAATAGTAAACAATTGGTCGATTTCATTCTTGGAAAATCAAGAGAGTACCCAGTACCCATCTTCGAACATTTATCTTATCTGATCATAAATAGTGAAAGAATGCAAGAGATATTGGGCGTTCTACAAGTACCTATTGAAAAACACTCGTCAGTAACACAAACGAGCGGACTCGCCAAGGTTCTCGCGAAAGCAGTGTTGGATTACATCAAGTCAAAGAAGGGGCTCTTCTTTAGAGCTTGTGTTTTTACGACTTTTGCCTCTGATTTGATATCAAAGCAAGCATATCTTTGGAGAACCTTTGTTGGACACTTAATACAAGAGAACTCCACCCTGAGCACCGTCCAAAAAAGAGGCATATTGAGGACCCCTCAATGCGGCGGTTCGACTGTGCACGAGTGGTGTCAGAGAGTTCCGCTTGACCTAACTAAGAACCTATCGGTAGACATCAAGTTTGAGGAGAACGATGCGATCTCAGTCTGGCGTGATCTCAAAAACGAAATAGGTGAGCACATCGAGTCGAAATTCCCATTGTCATCTCGCTTAGAGACGATTGCAGAAACAGAGGGCTCTCATCCCAGTTCTATCGGAGTTAGTGACCCTCTCAACGATTATTTCCACTTCTCCTTCGAATCTCTAATCGAGAATGGAAGTACAGAAAGCCCGATTTGGGTTAAGTGGGTTCATCACTGTACTCGCCCAATCGGGAAAATCAGTACGTCAGCTTCCAAGATCCACCAGATTATGAGTCACTGTGCTTTGAAAGGAAGCGGCTTGATAGTAACACTTGCAGAAGGGTCAGGAGGGATCTTGAACTACTTAGCCCACCTCTATCCATCGAGTCGCCTAATATACAACACACTCCAGAGTGACCTAGTCGAAAATAAGGAGAACGTGTTGAATATAATCCCTCCTGCTCTGGTTGGAGACCCATGTGATCCCGTGAAGAGGATCTGTCACATCGAGGACACATGTCTGGGAGAGACTGATATCACTAAGGAATCCTTCATCAGGAAGTTAAAGGAAATCCTACAAGAGGAGCAGGAAAGCATCGCGATTCTGAGCATGGATGCAGAACTTAAGACCGACATGACTAACACGGATAAATTGGAGATATACTTGCCTCTCGTCAAGGGATACATGACTCCAAAAAGCCTTCTTATCAACAAAATGTTCATCAACAACAGCAGGAGTCTGGAGAACGTCAGAAGCTGCTGTCATAGCTACGGATATTCCTGTAACTTTCATAAGCCCTCATCGAGTCACCCACACAACAGCGAAGTTTACGTTGTCTGTTTCCTTCAGAACTCTCTCCATCATACCGAGACCCAGGAACCACTCGATGAGTTACATTTGTTCAATTGGAAATTGCTAGGGAACGGACTCCAATTATTATCCACTAGAACAAATAGGGTTAATTATTTGAAGAACATCGTGGGACAAGCCAACAATTCCTTATTCACATCTCTCAGAAGCCACCCTTGCATATGGGCTGTAAGGAGAAAATACCAAGTCGAAGAGATCTCAGAACAGTTCCTGAGCAAGAGACATCAGAGGAATCTGATGATGTGTTTACTGGCAATAGAGAGAAATTCTGAAGTAATAGATTACAGAGAGAAGTCAATTGTTTATATCCCATTCATGCGTAAGGAACAAATAGCGGCTCTTCTCGTGCTGTCTATCCTGACTTCTCTTCACAGGAACTTCAATCAATTAGTGTCCATCTTAGACTCGTTATCAATTCTCAGTATTAACTGCAATATCATACCCCCGAAGAAACTAGAAGTTAGTCTTTCCTTGATAACGGGGCCCGAGACCTCGTCCCAGTCGGTTCTCGGAGTTCTTGATCACAAGGTCAAGGATTACTTCCGAACCCTTCCATATTTCAAGATCCCTCAAGACAGAGAGGTCCCTGCTTATACTCTCAACGATGGAGTCACCAGGATAAGAGAAGCAGAGCAAATGAGACACGAGTTAGAAGAAAACCTTAAGGAACTAGTACGAGAGAGCGAGTGCGGATACactagttatttaaacattttacgtaGGTAA